In the Apteryx mantelli isolate bAptMan1 chromosome 1, bAptMan1.hap1, whole genome shotgun sequence genome, one interval contains:
- the BBS10 gene encoding Bardet-Biedl syndrome 10 protein: MAAAPLELGRLAQEAAALAGAVRGCLGPRGGRALLALPTGAALLTRDGRRLLEALSLEPPTARMMVASACRHRGATGDGAKTFVVLLAAVLRGLRAALAGAGRRRRAARALRALEAPVLARAAAALRRHAAAAGGGAALEALLEAYLGGRAGPAERRPLARLCREYCERCAPCAAARAAALRLAGEHFAELHAAVAGPPLAASRVLAGLLLRRDFAAYCPARGEVAAVLVTQLLHAGLAAPGVELRVESEGQFQACRRWVARRTENVVRRLQSNNVRLLLSSVKQHEVVIYFAKLYGISVVECLSSEEIALLRKITGISPFTPSCDDVRREIAEITVATFCQPLLLGSQRYVHLGFTSTCAFQPHCLILCGPAHSVNEQHAAAFQGAFKMLEQLFKTVEQTEECEAEGESQNETSDICGWHSSTAQKQLPIENISCNGNQGSEHQLKTVRGEAETQVVESDLQRSENPACVQTDLQMSSSPVSPIKELSALPVRDSSSRDVHKLHPKWKHPDEVHKSCRSDLVVDNQKNSSTAVLAADNANTVVSEHLDVDKDTEKINRNIVLFKHGKSYTNSEQNYSNLIIEAGSVLPVGGNFEILLHYYIRHYAKQCQESIVADISNVIADALLSIPKTLYRTAEGNSFNKFYLKAIDALRKNEPLPMNQKGLESVYCKYQLVISVVNCITELLSIDLIIGVKRPLQKIEDNDSEDDF, encoded by the exons atggcggcggcgccgctggaGCTGGGGCGGctggcgcaggaggcggcggcgctggcgggcgcCGTGCGCGGCTGCCTGggcccgcggggcgggcgggcgctgctggcgctgcccACCGGCGCGGCGCTGCTCACGCGGGACGGGCGGCGCCTGCTGGAGGCGCTGAGCCTGGAGCCGCCGACGGCCAG GATGATGGTGGCGAGCGCCTGCCGGCACCGCGGCGCGACGGGGGACGGCGCCAAGACGTTCGTGGTGCTGCTGGCCGCCGTGCTGCGCGGGCTGCGCGCCGCgctggcgggcgcggggcggcggcggcgggcggcgcgggcgctgcgggcgctgGAGGCGCCGGTgctggcgcgggcggcggcggcgctgcggcggcacgcggcggcggcgggcggcggcgcggcgctggagGCGCTGCTCGAGGCCTACCtgggcggccgcgcggggccggcggagcggcggccgcTGGCGCGGCTGTGCCGCGAGTACTGCGAGCGGTGCGCGCCgtgcgccgccgcccgcgccgccgcgctgcgcctgGCGGGCGAGCACTTCGCGGAGCTGCACGCCGCCGTGGCCGGCCCGCCCCTGGCCGCCTCGCGCGTCCTCGCCGggctgctgctgcgcagggaCTTCGCGGCCTACTGCCCGGCGCGCGGGGAGGTGGCGGCCGTCCTGGTCACCCAGCTCCTCCACGCCGGCCTGGCCGCGCCCGGCGTCGAGCTGCGCGTCGAGTCGGAGGGGCAGTTTCAGGCCTGCCGGCGCTGGGTCGCCAGGAGGACGGAGAACGTGGTGAGGCGCTTGCAGAGCAACAACGTGAGGCTGCTGCTGTCAAGCGTGAAGCAACACGAAGTCGTTATCTATTTTGCGAAACTGTACGGCATATCTGTTGTCGAGTGTTTATCGTCGGAAGAGATCGCCCTTCTCCGCAAGATCACGGGCATCTCACCTTTTACGCCTTCTTGTGATGACGTTCGTAGAGAAATCGCTGAAATCACAGTGGCAACATTTTGTCAGCCCTTGCTGCTCGGCTCACAGAGATACGTTCACCTTGGCTTCACCAGCACGTGTGCCTTTCAGCCTCATTGCCTGATTCTCTGTGGGCCAGCCCATAGCGTTAATGAGCAACACGCTGCTGCTTTTCAGGGGGCATTTAAAATGCTAGAGCAGCTATTTAAAACTGTTGAACAGACAGAGGAATGTGAAGCAGAAGGTGAAAGCCAGAATGAAACCTCAGATATTTGTGGTTGGCATTCATCCACTGCTCAGAAGCAACTCCCAATAGAAAATATCTCCTGTAATGGTAATCAGGGTTCTGAACATCAACTGAAAACAGTTAGGGGTGAAGCAGAGACACAGGTTGTAGAGTCTGATTTACAGAGAAGTGAAAATCCAGCATGTGTGCAAACTGACTTGCAAATGTCTTCAAGTCCTGTGTCACCCATCAAAGAATTAAGTGCTCTCCCTGTCAGAGATAGCTCTTCAAGAGATGTACACAAACTACATCCAAAATGGAAGCATCCAGATGAAGTTCACAAGAGTTGTAGAAGTGATTTAGTTGTGGACAATCAAAAGAATAGTAGTACTGCTGTATTAGCTGCAGATAATGCTAATACAGTTGTGTCTGAACACTTAGATGTTGATAAAGATACAGAGAAAATTAATCGTAATATTGTTCTATTTAAACATGGAAAGAGTTATACAAATAGCGAACAGAATTATTCCAACTTGATTATAGAAGCAGGATCAGTTTTGCCGGTAGGAGGTAACTTCGAAATTCTGTTACATTATTATATTCGACACTATGCAAAACAGTGTCAAGAGTCAATAGTAGCTGACATATCTAATGTAATTGCAGATGCCTTGCTAAGCATTCCTAAGACTCTGTACAGGACAGCAGAAGGAAACAGCTTTAACAAATTCTATCTCAAAGCCATAGATGCACTCAGGAAAAATGAGCCACTGCCTATGAATCAGAAAGGCTTGGAATCAGTGTATTGTAAATACCAGTTAGTAATTTCAGTTGTTAATTGTATTACCGAGCTTCTCAGTATTGACTTAATAATTGGTGTTAAGCGGCCACTGCAAAAAATTGAGGATAATGACTCGGAAGATGATTTCTGA